One genomic region from Flagellimonas oceani encodes:
- a CDS encoding gliding motility-associated protein GldE, with protein sequence MDPEPHSLAFYLSTTSGIFTLKIVVLVLLLACSALISAAEVAFFGLSQTDLNEMEESNSSRGKLIVKLLDKPKKLLATILITNNAINIGIVLLFSSIGNTIFADIDGTLRFLLEVVMATFLILMFGEILPKIYANRNRVQFSLFIAVPLNILSYIFTPLSSPMRSVTLFMEDKLGKKKSNLSINHLSQALELASEGDTTKEEQKILEGIVTFGNTDTKQVMRPRIDIFAVNEKMKFPEVLLEIKKNGYSRIPVFSENMDNVLGVLYVKDLLPYIDRKTFNWMSLIREPYFVPENKKLDDLLLEFQDKKNHLAVVVDEYGGTSGIVTLEDIIEEIVGDISDEFDDEDLVFSKLDDHNYVFDGKTALKDFYRVVKIEEEDEFESKKGESETIAGFVLEISGSFPKLAEKVLFNNYTFVVESMDKKRLKRIKVTLPHDA encoded by the coding sequence TTGGATCCCGAGCCCCATAGTTTGGCATTTTACCTGTCCACCACCAGTGGAATATTCACTTTAAAGATAGTTGTGCTAGTGCTTCTTTTGGCCTGCTCCGCATTGATTTCGGCTGCTGAAGTTGCCTTTTTCGGCCTCTCACAGACCGACCTGAACGAAATGGAGGAGAGCAACTCATCCCGTGGAAAATTGATCGTAAAATTGTTGGATAAGCCCAAAAAGCTGTTGGCCACCATTTTGATTACCAACAATGCCATAAATATTGGTATCGTATTGCTGTTCAGTTCCATTGGCAATACCATTTTTGCCGATATTGACGGAACCCTCCGTTTTTTGCTGGAGGTGGTAATGGCGACCTTTCTTATATTAATGTTCGGTGAGATATTGCCCAAGATTTACGCAAACCGCAACCGGGTGCAGTTCTCTTTGTTTATAGCCGTTCCATTAAATATCCTCAGTTATATTTTTACCCCCCTAAGTTCGCCAATGCGCTCCGTTACCCTGTTTATGGAGGATAAATTGGGCAAGAAAAAATCCAACCTGAGCATTAACCATCTTTCCCAAGCTTTGGAACTGGCCTCCGAGGGCGATACCACCAAAGAAGAACAGAAGATTTTGGAAGGGATCGTAACCTTCGGGAACACAGATACCAAACAGGTAATGCGGCCGCGGATAGACATTTTTGCGGTAAACGAAAAAATGAAATTTCCAGAGGTCCTTCTGGAAATAAAGAAGAACGGTTATTCCAGAATTCCCGTATTTTCGGAGAATATGGACAATGTTTTGGGCGTTCTGTATGTAAAGGACCTGCTTCCATACATTGATAGAAAGACATTTAATTGGATGTCGCTTATCCGCGAGCCCTATTTTGTCCCCGAGAACAAAAAGTTGGACGATCTATTGTTGGAGTTTCAGGACAAGAAAAACCATTTGGCCGTGGTAGTGGACGAATATGGCGGAACATCGGGAATTGTAACCTTGGAAGACATTATTGAAGAAATCGTAGGCGATATCAGCGATGAATTTGATGATGAGGACCTTGTGTTCTCCAAATTGGACGACCACAACTATGTGTTTGATGGCAAAACGGCGCTAAAGGACTTTTACCGTGTGGTAAAAATTGAGGAGGAAGATGAGTTCGAGAGCAAAAAAGGTGAATCCGAAACCATAGCCGGATTCGTACTTGAAATTTCAGGAAGCTTCCCGAAGCTAGCAGAGAAGGTATTGTTCAACAATTACACTTTTGTGGTGGAAAGCATGGATAAAAAGAGATTGAAACGAATAAAAGTGACCTTGCCCCATGATGCATAA
- a CDS encoding tetratricopeptide repeat protein codes for MIKVLGFVFFFSFLIPIGVLGQQTTVPLTQGKANDTYHALQNQLEAAKKHPENKRKVAQVYLQLGEYYHTLGLYTEAIAQYNSALQELGSNLKDPLYITLNNNIGKVYLSLNNFELAEQYFEETRQASEQLNDDKGLAISLGLLGASHEKQSEYEEALQDQTRSLELFQKLGDDYGVAITNENMGSIYEDLEQFDRAYQFFDRAYGYFEGKNMIEEINVLNNLGDSFRKRGDYQLGLAYTTKALDLAKGLNDLHELESAHKDISKNYALMGNFEKAHEHLLLAEKYNSEMLQAQNYDQLNVLQTIYETNKKEAEIQLLKEQNKVSAANQNLLWVALFAIAVIFIILYYYMGRKRKAKLKIQEYKQRMLKAELDKKAIEEKNLQREVQLKAASLSRYSLHLSQKNKILLDMSNTLRNMVSRKHMDTSSKIKELVKEIDFNLKQEQEWDEFMTFFKEIHPEFIKKLSVLSENSLSPAELRLGMLLRLNLSSKEIASILRVTPDSVRVARYRLRKKLPIDQKEELVNFMIEL; via the coding sequence ATGATAAAGGTCCTCGGTTTTGTTTTTTTCTTCAGTTTCCTGATTCCCATAGGCGTTTTGGGACAACAAACAACCGTTCCCTTGACCCAGGGCAAGGCCAACGATACCTACCACGCCCTTCAAAATCAATTGGAGGCTGCCAAAAAGCATCCGGAGAACAAAAGGAAGGTTGCCCAGGTCTATCTTCAACTTGGTGAATACTATCATACCCTTGGTCTCTATACCGAAGCCATAGCACAATATAATTCCGCACTTCAGGAGTTAGGGTCCAATTTGAAGGACCCGTTATATATCACACTTAACAATAATATTGGAAAGGTATACCTCTCACTGAACAATTTTGAACTGGCCGAACAATATTTTGAGGAAACCAGACAAGCATCGGAACAACTCAACGATGATAAGGGTTTGGCCATATCTCTTGGTTTGCTGGGAGCGAGCCACGAAAAACAATCGGAATACGAAGAAGCCCTTCAAGATCAAACCCGAAGTTTGGAGCTTTTTCAAAAATTGGGAGACGACTATGGTGTAGCCATCACCAACGAAAATATGGGCAGTATTTATGAAGATTTGGAACAGTTCGATCGGGCTTACCAATTCTTTGATAGGGCCTATGGTTATTTTGAAGGGAAAAACATGATCGAGGAAATCAATGTGCTCAATAACCTTGGTGATTCATTCCGGAAAAGGGGAGATTATCAACTAGGGTTGGCGTATACCACAAAAGCTTTGGATCTTGCCAAAGGTTTGAACGATCTACACGAACTGGAGAGCGCCCATAAAGACATTTCCAAAAATTATGCCCTTATGGGCAATTTCGAAAAGGCACACGAGCACTTGCTTCTTGCCGAAAAGTATAATAGTGAAATGTTGCAGGCGCAGAACTACGACCAATTGAACGTGCTCCAGACCATATACGAGACCAATAAAAAGGAAGCGGAAATCCAGTTGCTGAAGGAGCAGAACAAAGTGAGCGCCGCCAATCAAAACTTACTTTGGGTGGCACTATTTGCCATAGCCGTCATTTTCATCATCCTCTATTATTATATGGGGAGAAAGCGGAAGGCCAAGTTAAAGATCCAGGAGTACAAGCAGCGGATGCTCAAAGCGGAGCTGGACAAAAAAGCCATTGAGGAGAAAAACCTACAACGCGAGGTACAGCTAAAGGCTGCTTCCCTCTCCCGTTACAGTCTGCATCTGTCACAAAAAAACAAGATCTTGCTCGATATGTCCAACACACTTCGGAACATGGTATCTCGAAAGCACATGGACACTTCCAGTAAAATAAAGGAATTGGTCAAGGAAATTGATTTTAACCTGAAACAGGAACAGGAGTGGGACGAGTTTATGACCTTTTTCAAGGAGATCCATCCAGAGTTCATTAAAAAACTTTCGGTGCTTTCGGAGAATTCACTTTCCCCGGCGGAACTGCGACTGGGCATGTTGTTGCGGTTGAACCTTTCCTCAAAGGAAATAGCATCCATTTTGCGGGTGACCCCGGATAGTGTTCGTGTAGCCAGGTACCGATTGCGTAAAAAGTTGCCCATCGACCAAAAAGAAGAATTGGTCAACTTTATGATTGAACTTTAA
- the rplU gene encoding 50S ribosomal protein L21, with protein MYAIVEMAGQQFKVAKDQKVYVHRLQEDEGSKVTFDKVLLLEDGDNVTIGAPVIDGAAVEAKVVKHLKGDKVIVFKKKRRKGYQKKNGHRQYLTEIVVEGILTKGAKKAAPAKAKEESKPAAEPKKAEKKAEAPKKEAPKATEDLSSKTVAELRDMAKAKEITGYSSMKKAELIEALSK; from the coding sequence ATGTACGCAATTGTAGAGATGGCAGGGCAGCAATTTAAAGTTGCAAAAGACCAAAAAGTGTACGTTCACCGTTTGCAAGAAGATGAAGGTAGCAAAGTTACTTTCGACAAAGTTCTTCTTTTGGAAGATGGTGACAACGTAACCATTGGCGCCCCGGTCATAGATGGTGCGGCTGTAGAGGCCAAAGTTGTAAAGCACCTAAAAGGAGATAAGGTAATCGTCTTTAAAAAGAAAAGACGTAAAGGTTACCAGAAAAAGAACGGTCACAGACAATATTTGACGGAGATCGTTGTTGAAGGTATATTGACAAAAGGTGCGAAGAAAGCAGCTCCTGCCAAGGCAAAAGAGGAATCCAAACCTGCGGCAGAACCTAAAAAAGCTGAGAAAAAAGCAGAAGCACCCAAGAAAGAAGCTCCAAAAGCAACCGAGGACTTGAGTTCCAAAACCGTTGCTGAATTGAGGGATATGGCAAAAGCCAAGGAAATTACCGGTTACTCTTCCATGAAGAAAGCCGAGTTGATCGAAGCGTTAAGCAAATAA
- a CDS encoding DUF4199 domain-containing protein, with protein MKNITLPIRFGIVTSAVLIAYFLILALMGKHTNVFYSLFNGVITGFGIYETIKYTKIKQGKRFSYGSGFTAGITTGFIATLLFTIFFAFYATELDGAFLDKLSEAWSNDYRNFQGIVFFTVAIMGFATTLVLTLSFMQLFKTSNNTKKIMG; from the coding sequence ATGAAAAATATAACCCTTCCAATCCGCTTCGGAATAGTAACCAGTGCTGTGCTGATCGCCTATTTTTTAATCTTGGCCCTTATGGGAAAACACACCAATGTGTTTTACAGCTTGTTCAATGGTGTGATCACGGGTTTTGGGATATACGAAACCATTAAGTACACAAAAATAAAGCAGGGGAAAAGGTTTAGTTACGGCAGTGGGTTTACGGCAGGCATCACCACGGGCTTTATAGCCACCTTGCTGTTTACCATTTTCTTTGCCTTTTACGCTACGGAGCTGGACGGGGCATTTCTGGATAAACTATCTGAGGCCTGGTCCAACGATTACAGGAATTTTCAGGGAATCGTATTTTTTACCGTCGCCATAATGGGGTTTGCTACAACCTTGGTTTTAACGCTTTCGTTTATGCAACTTTTTAAGACCAGCAACAACACAAAAAAAATAATGGGTTAA
- a CDS encoding M16 family metallopeptidase, with the protein MKKFLVLTVLSLCMTATYAQIDRSTPPEPGPAPKINLKEPARFDLKNGLKVLVVENHKLPRVRIQLSIDNPPILEGDKAGVSALTASMLGKGSKNIPKDEFYEEVDFLGANIYIGQQSAFASSLSKYFPRVLELMADAALNPNFLQEEFEKEKEKIITGIKSEEKDVSAIADRVQAALAYGKNHPYGEFMTEETVNNVTLVDVEQFYRSYFVPANAYLVVIGDVEFETVKELVTKAFTPWTKAVPPSLSYSDPKDVQYTQINFVDVPNAVQSEVAVENITNLKMKDEDYLDALLANRILGGGGQARLFKNLREDKGYTYGSYSGIRANKYSPMRFNAYAQVRNAVTDSSVVEILKEIDKMTSEPVSDEELANAKAKYAGSFVMALEKPETVAEYALNIETEDLPKDFYETYLERLDAITKEDVLKAAKKHFSTTNARVVVTGKGTDVLENLEKVNFNGKAVPVLYYDKYATKTDKPEYGAEIPEGIDAKTVLENYIEAIGGKSKLEGVDSYSMMAEAEMQGMKLELEMKKTTQDQFMQNIKVQGNSMQKQVLDGDSGYMVVQGQRKDLSAEEIEKIKEESAAFPELNYLAAGDVTLEGVEQVDGKKAYKLKISDGKTAFYDMETGLKVQEIVTQEVQGQQMTSTIGYGDYQEVSGIMFPFKLMQSMGPQNMEFIVKEVKVNEGVDASDFK; encoded by the coding sequence ATGAAAAAGTTTTTAGTTTTAACCGTGCTGTCCTTATGTATGACGGCCACATACGCACAAATTGACAGGAGTACGCCACCGGAACCAGGCCCAGCTCCAAAAATCAACCTAAAGGAGCCTGCCCGTTTTGACCTGAAAAACGGCTTAAAGGTGCTGGTTGTTGAAAACCACAAGTTGCCAAGGGTACGCATTCAACTGTCCATCGACAATCCACCCATTTTGGAAGGTGATAAAGCAGGTGTTTCCGCACTTACAGCAAGCATGTTGGGCAAAGGATCCAAAAATATCCCAAAAGACGAATTTTATGAAGAAGTGGATTTCTTGGGCGCCAACATTTATATAGGTCAGCAAAGTGCCTTTGCAAGTTCCTTATCCAAGTATTTTCCAAGGGTATTGGAATTAATGGCCGATGCCGCGCTCAACCCAAACTTTTTACAAGAAGAGTTTGAAAAGGAAAAGGAGAAAATCATAACAGGAATAAAATCGGAAGAAAAGGATGTTTCCGCTATTGCGGACAGGGTCCAAGCTGCTTTGGCCTATGGCAAAAACCATCCTTATGGCGAGTTTATGACCGAGGAGACGGTAAACAATGTCACTCTTGTAGATGTTGAGCAGTTCTATCGCTCCTATTTTGTGCCTGCAAATGCCTATTTGGTAGTAATCGGCGATGTTGAGTTCGAAACTGTTAAGGAACTGGTCACCAAGGCCTTTACGCCATGGACCAAGGCCGTACCACCGTCCCTCAGCTACTCGGACCCAAAAGACGTGCAGTACACCCAGATCAATTTTGTGGATGTGCCCAATGCCGTGCAATCCGAAGTGGCCGTTGAAAACATTACCAACCTAAAAATGAAGGACGAAGATTATCTGGATGCCCTTTTGGCAAACAGGATCTTGGGCGGCGGCGGACAGGCGCGTTTGTTCAAAAACTTGAGGGAGGATAAAGGGTACACCTATGGTTCTTACTCCGGTATACGGGCAAACAAATACAGCCCAATGCGTTTTAATGCATACGCCCAGGTCAGAAATGCAGTTACCGACAGTTCGGTGGTCGAGATTTTAAAAGAAATAGATAAAATGACATCCGAACCGGTGTCCGATGAAGAATTGGCAAATGCCAAGGCCAAATATGCAGGTAGTTTTGTGATGGCTTTGGAAAAACCTGAAACAGTTGCAGAATATGCGTTGAACATAGAAACGGAGGATCTACCAAAGGATTTTTACGAAACCTATTTGGAGCGATTGGATGCCATAACCAAAGAAGATGTTCTCAAGGCAGCAAAAAAACACTTTTCAACTACAAATGCGCGTGTAGTGGTCACCGGAAAAGGTACAGACGTGCTGGAAAATTTGGAAAAGGTGAATTTTAACGGAAAAGCTGTTCCCGTCCTTTATTATGACAAGTATGCCACCAAAACGGACAAACCAGAGTATGGTGCCGAAATTCCCGAAGGAATCGATGCCAAAACCGTTTTAGAGAATTACATTGAGGCCATAGGCGGAAAATCCAAATTGGAAGGTGTGGACTCCTATTCCATGATGGCAGAGGCCGAAATGCAAGGAATGAAATTGGAGCTTGAAATGAAAAAAACAACCCAGGACCAATTCATGCAGAACATAAAAGTGCAGGGCAACTCCATGCAAAAACAGGTTTTGGACGGCGATTCCGGTTACATGGTGGTGCAGGGTCAGCGCAAGGATCTTTCCGCTGAGGAAATCGAAAAAATCAAAGAAGAATCCGCGGCCTTTCCAGAACTGAACTATTTGGCCGCCGGGGACGTTACCTTGGAAGGAGTAGAGCAAGTTGATGGCAAGAAGGCCTATAAATTGAAGATAAGCGATGGAAAAACTGCCTTCTATGATATGGAAACAGGACTTAAGGTGCAGGAAATCGTTACCCAGGAAGTACAAGGTCAACAAATGACAAGCACTATTGGCTACGGGGATTATCAGGAAGTTTCCGGTATCATGTTCCCATTTAAGTTGATGCAGAGCATGGGGCCACAAAACATGGAGTTTATTGTTAAGGAAGTCAAGGTGAACGAAGGCGTCGACGCCTCAGATTTTAAGTAA
- a CDS encoding single-stranded DNA-binding protein, translating into MSGTLNKVMLIGHLGDEVKMHYFEGGNCIGRFPLATNETYTNRQTGERVTNTDWHNIVVRNKGAEICEKYLSKGDKVYVEGRLKNRQWQGEDGNMRYTTEVHVQDFTFLTTKKESMANAQSSGSGSSPSNYQEPGNDQNSTAPIDNSEEEDDLPF; encoded by the coding sequence ATGAGCGGAACATTGAACAAAGTAATGCTGATCGGGCATTTGGGAGACGAAGTAAAAATGCACTATTTTGAAGGAGGCAACTGTATCGGCAGATTTCCTTTGGCCACGAACGAGACCTATACCAATAGGCAAACGGGCGAAAGGGTCACCAATACGGATTGGCACAACATTGTAGTGCGGAACAAGGGAGCGGAAATATGTGAAAAATATCTCAGTAAGGGAGATAAAGTTTACGTAGAGGGCCGTTTAAAAAACAGGCAATGGCAAGGTGAGGACGGCAATATGCGGTACACTACCGAGGTGCACGTGCAAGATTTTACCTTTTTAACGACCAAGAAGGAAAGCATGGCGAATGCACAATCTTCCGGTTCAGGTTCCTCGCCATCCAATTACCAGGAGCCCGGCAACGACCAAAATTCTACGGCACCAATAGATAATTCTGAAGAAGAGGATGATCTACCATTCTAA
- the gldD gene encoding gliding motility lipoprotein GldD yields the protein MMHKILFFVAVTMLFISCKEEVLPKPKAMLRLDYPKAEYAQSGPDCVYTFDKNILSEVKETKDCSMVLDYPMMNGSIYLTYKPVQGNLDTLLVDAQKLSYEHVVKADNIVEQPFINQEDGVYGMFYEVSGNAASQSQFYVTDSINHFVTGSLYFYAKPNYDSILPAAMYLQNDIRKIMESLRWKK from the coding sequence ATGATGCATAAGATTTTATTTTTCGTAGCTGTAACCATGCTTTTTATAAGCTGTAAAGAAGAAGTCTTGCCAAAACCCAAGGCCATGTTGCGGTTGGATTACCCCAAGGCAGAATACGCACAGTCCGGCCCAGACTGTGTCTATACGTTTGATAAGAACATCCTCTCAGAAGTTAAGGAAACTAAAGACTGCTCAATGGTGCTTGATTATCCTATGATGAACGGTTCCATCTATTTGACTTATAAGCCCGTGCAAGGGAATTTGGATACTTTGCTCGTAGACGCCCAAAAACTATCCTACGAACATGTGGTGAAGGCAGATAATATTGTGGAGCAGCCATTTATTAATCAGGAAGACGGGGTTTATGGCATGTTCTACGAAGTAAGTGGAAATGCGGCATCGCAATCACAATTTTATGTAACGGATAGCATCAATCACTTTGTGACGGGTTCTTTGTATTTCTACGCGAAACCCAATTACGACTCCATTCTTCCGGCAGCCATGTACCTGCAGAACGATATCAGGAAAATTATGGAAAGTTTGCGCTGGAAAAAGTAA
- the rpmA gene encoding 50S ribosomal protein L27: MAHKKGVGSSKNGRESESKRLGVKIFGGQAATAGNIIVRQRGTKHNPGENVYAGKDHTLHAKVDGVVKFEKKVGGKSYVSIEPFEA; this comes from the coding sequence ATGGCTCACAAGAAAGGTGTAGGTAGTTCAAAAAACGGTAGAGAATCAGAATCGAAACGCTTAGGTGTCAAGATTTTTGGTGGTCAGGCAGCAACTGCCGGTAACATTATTGTAAGACAACGTGGTACCAAGCACAACCCTGGCGAAAACGTATACGCTGGAAAAGACCATACCTTGCATGCCAAGGTAGATGGTGTAGTTAAGTTTGAAAAGAAAGTAGGTGGTAAATCTTATGTTTCCATCGAACCTTTTGAAGCATAA
- the mutY gene encoding A/G-specific adenine glycosylase — MNFAPKILNWYREHQRDLPWRKTRDPYKVWLSEIILQQTRVAQGMPYYYSFVDAFPTVYDLANAPEEQVLKLWQGLGYYSRARNLHATARMVVDDFDGKFPETYKGLKSLKGVGDYTASAIASFCFDVPEPVVDGNVYRVLSRYFGIDIPINSTQGINYFKELAREVMDAENIRDYNQGIMEFGAIQCAPKKPYCLLCPLQESCVALQENKVDQLPVKLNKTKVRNRYFNFLVFLDDEGNTILEQRTGKGIWQNLYQFPLVESEKMLQAEALRPLINKKNNLPKTESLSLYNNEPVVHKLSHQHLHTQFWILKTSDILKGGTPWKEIGGFPVPVLIADFIRTLKI, encoded by the coding sequence ATGAATTTTGCCCCAAAAATACTGAATTGGTACCGTGAACACCAACGCGATCTCCCTTGGAGAAAAACACGTGACCCCTACAAAGTTTGGCTATCGGAAATTATTCTCCAGCAGACCCGCGTTGCCCAGGGAATGCCCTACTATTACAGCTTCGTGGACGCTTTTCCAACCGTTTACGACCTTGCCAATGCGCCCGAGGAACAGGTGTTGAAGCTGTGGCAAGGGCTCGGGTATTATTCCCGGGCACGCAATTTGCACGCTACGGCAAGGATGGTGGTGGATGATTTCGACGGGAAGTTTCCAGAAACGTACAAGGGATTAAAATCGTTAAAAGGAGTGGGCGATTACACGGCAAGTGCCATTGCATCTTTCTGTTTTGATGTTCCGGAACCCGTAGTGGACGGAAATGTGTACCGTGTTTTGTCACGATATTTTGGAATTGATATACCTATTAATAGCACACAGGGCATCAACTATTTTAAGGAACTCGCCCGCGAAGTGATGGATGCGGAGAACATTAGGGACTACAATCAAGGGATAATGGAGTTCGGTGCCATACAATGTGCTCCAAAAAAACCGTACTGTTTGTTGTGCCCGCTACAGGAAAGTTGTGTTGCGCTCCAAGAGAACAAAGTGGACCAGCTTCCCGTAAAGTTGAACAAAACGAAGGTTCGGAACCGTTACTTTAATTTTTTGGTGTTCCTGGACGATGAGGGCAATACCATTTTGGAGCAACGCACAGGAAAGGGCATTTGGCAGAATTTGTACCAATTTCCGTTGGTGGAATCGGAGAAAATGCTTCAGGCCGAAGCATTGAGGCCCTTGATCAATAAAAAAAATAACCTTCCAAAAACAGAATCCCTATCATTATATAATAATGAACCCGTGGTGCACAAACTGTCACACCAACATTTGCACACACAATTTTGGATCCTAAAAACTTCTGATATATTAAAGGGAGGGACACCTTGGAAAGAAATCGGAGGTTTTCCTGTACCAGTTTTGATAGCAGATTTTATCAGGACATTGAAAATTTAG
- a CDS encoding HU family DNA-binding protein, translating into MTKADIVTRISEKLGIEKGDVQATVESFMEEVKSSLENGDNVYLRGFGSFIIKTRAEKTGRNISKNTTIKIPAHNIPAFKPAKVFVEGVKTNVQVK; encoded by the coding sequence ATGACGAAAGCAGATATTGTAACTAGGATCTCGGAGAAACTAGGTATTGAAAAAGGAGATGTGCAAGCGACAGTGGAATCCTTTATGGAAGAGGTAAAATCATCCTTGGAGAATGGTGATAATGTTTATTTAAGAGGTTTTGGTAGCTTTATCATCAAGACCAGAGCGGAAAAAACAGGTAGGAACATTTCCAAGAACACTACCATTAAAATTCCAGCACACAATATTCCTGCATTCAAGCCGGCCAAAGTATTTGTGGAAGGCGTAAAAACTAATGTACAAGTAAAATAA
- a CDS encoding M16 family metallopeptidase, whose product MKKHLFTAFYMLFAVATLSAQEVVFEEYDLDNGLHVILHQDNGAPVVTTSVMYHVGSKDEDPEKTGFAHFFEHLLFEGTKNIERGEWDQIVASNGGRHNANTFLDRTYYYEVFPSNSLEVGLWLESERLMHPIIGQVGVDTQKEVVQEERRLRTDNAPYGAFFEQILKNLYTDHPYRWGVIGSLDHLASATLDDFKKFNQTYYVPNNAVLVVAGDFETDKTKKMIQDYFGPIPKGAEIKRPHVQEKPITKTIFAKYHDPNIQIPAILLAYRTPGQGQRDAYVINMISTYLSDGESSKLYKKLVDEKKMALQILSVPIDAEDYSSYIVGGLPVGDNSIQDIKKEIDEEILKLQMELISEKDYQKLQNKFENQFVNANSSVEGIANSLAENYMLKDDTNLINTEIDIYRSITREEIMEVAKKYLKVNQRLELEYLPEQKDAN is encoded by the coding sequence ATGAAAAAACATTTGTTTACCGCATTTTACATGCTCTTCGCAGTAGCGACACTTTCCGCTCAAGAAGTGGTTTTTGAGGAGTATGATCTGGACAACGGGCTCCATGTGATCCTACATCAGGACAATGGCGCTCCAGTGGTGACCACATCGGTAATGTACCATGTGGGCTCCAAGGACGAAGACCCGGAAAAAACGGGTTTTGCCCACTTTTTTGAACATTTATTGTTCGAGGGCACCAAAAACATAGAAAGGGGCGAATGGGACCAAATCGTAGCCTCGAACGGGGGAAGGCACAATGCCAACACTTTTTTGGACCGCACCTATTATTATGAAGTTTTCCCTTCCAATAGTTTGGAAGTTGGCCTCTGGTTGGAGTCCGAACGCTTAATGCACCCGATTATTGGACAGGTCGGGGTGGACACGCAAAAAGAAGTGGTCCAAGAAGAAAGAAGGCTCAGAACGGACAATGCCCCCTATGGAGCATTTTTTGAACAAATCTTAAAAAATCTTTATACCGACCATCCATATCGTTGGGGCGTTATCGGTTCTTTGGACCATTTGGCCAGTGCCACCTTGGACGATTTTAAAAAATTCAACCAAACCTATTACGTGCCCAATAACGCCGTATTGGTCGTAGCGGGTGATTTTGAGACCGACAAGACCAAAAAAATGATCCAGGATTATTTTGGCCCAATCCCAAAAGGCGCCGAAATAAAAAGGCCCCATGTGCAGGAAAAGCCAATCACAAAAACCATTTTTGCCAAGTACCACGACCCCAACATTCAGATTCCCGCCATTCTTTTGGCTTACAGAACACCGGGCCAAGGACAACGGGATGCCTATGTCATCAATATGATTTCCACCTACCTAAGCGATGGCGAAAGTTCCAAACTTTACAAGAAATTGGTGGATGAGAAAAAAATGGCACTGCAAATACTTTCTGTCCCCATTGATGCAGAGGATTACAGTTCTTACATTGTTGGCGGGCTTCCCGTGGGCGACAATTCCATTCAGGACATCAAAAAAGAAATCGACGAAGAAATATTGAAGCTTCAAATGGAACTCATTTCCGAAAAGGATTACCAAAAACTTCAGAACAAGTTCGAAAACCAATTTGTAAACGCCAACAGCAGCGTGGAGGGCATTGCAAATTCCTTGGCAGAAAACTATATGCTAAAGGACGACACCAACCTCATCAATACAGAAATAGACATTTACCGCTCCATTACCCGCGAGGAGATCATGGAAGTGGCCAAAAAATATTTGAAGGTGAACCAACGCCTTGAGTTGGAATATTTACCAGAACAAAAAGACGCTAATTAA